Proteins from a single region of Pseudomonas sp. 10S4:
- a CDS encoding ABC transporter substrate-binding protein: MIRFTKTLAVLWLCGMAGLAQAAETAICYNCPPEWADWGTQLKAIADTTGVQVPLDNKNSGQSLAQLVAEHAAPVADVVYYGVTFGLQAQKAGVVGAYKPKGWEQIPAGLKDPQGHWFAIHSGTLGIMVNVDALGGLPVPQSWADLLKPEYKGMVGYLDPSSAFVGYVSAVAINQAMGGTLDNFAPAIDYFQKLAKNAPIVPKQTAYARVLSGELPILVDYDFNAYRARYKDKANVAFVIPREGSISVPYVMSVVDNAPHRANAEKVLDFVLSDQGQALWAKAYLRPVREMKMPTDVAAQFLPDSDYARAGVVDYEKMAAVQEAFAARYLSEVK; the protein is encoded by the coding sequence ATGATCCGCTTCACTAAAACCCTGGCGGTGTTATGGCTGTGTGGCATGGCCGGCCTGGCCCAGGCCGCTGAAACGGCGATTTGCTACAACTGTCCGCCGGAATGGGCGGACTGGGGCACGCAACTCAAGGCCATTGCCGACACCACGGGCGTGCAGGTACCGCTGGATAACAAAAACTCCGGCCAGTCCCTGGCGCAGTTGGTTGCCGAGCATGCCGCACCGGTAGCGGACGTGGTGTATTACGGCGTGACGTTCGGTTTGCAGGCACAAAAAGCCGGAGTGGTCGGGGCATACAAACCCAAGGGCTGGGAGCAGATTCCGGCCGGGTTGAAAGACCCCCAGGGGCATTGGTTTGCGATTCATTCCGGCACGCTGGGGATAATGGTCAACGTCGATGCGCTGGGCGGCTTGCCGGTTCCACAGAGCTGGGCTGATCTGCTCAAGCCTGAGTACAAAGGCATGGTCGGTTACCTTGACCCGTCCAGTGCATTCGTCGGTTACGTGTCGGCGGTCGCCATTAATCAGGCAATGGGCGGGACCCTGGATAACTTCGCGCCCGCCATCGATTACTTCCAGAAACTGGCGAAAAACGCGCCCATCGTGCCGAAACAAACCGCGTATGCGCGGGTGCTTTCCGGTGAGCTGCCGATTCTGGTCGACTACGACTTCAACGCTTACCGCGCGCGCTACAAAGACAAGGCCAATGTCGCGTTCGTGATTCCCAGGGAAGGCAGTATCAGCGTGCCTTACGTGATGAGCGTGGTCGATAACGCGCCGCATCGCGCCAACGCCGAAAAAGTCCTGGATTTTGTACTGTCCGACCAGGGGCAGGCGTTGTGGGCCAAGGCGTATCTGCGCCCGGTTCGCGAGATGAAGATGCCGACCGACGTCGCCGCGCAGTTCCTCCCAGACAGTGACTATGCCCGCGCCGGCGTGGTCGATTACGAAAAAATGGCGGCGGTGCAGGAAGCCTTTGCTGCGCGCTATCTGAGTGAGGTCAAGTAA
- a CDS encoding autotransporter assembly complex family protein: MKFPGRFTSGVLMLLSSCAALAQSELDVRIKPSNDELKANIEGYIGSLGDRDEEALLRFSRGAEEQARKAAQALGYYQPQIDSEVKGGEKPRLTLKIDPGEPIHLRNVTVRIDGPAASLKSFRKPPPELLQPGAVLNHGHYEDAKRLIQNQASRFGFFSGRFTSQKLLVDPRAGVADVELIYDSGPRYALGKVTFEGDTPFDEDLLQRMVPFKAGAPYDSELIAELNQALQSSGYFEGVRVDAAPTASKDDVIPVAVKLDTRKPRTMGLGLGYSTDVGPRIKANWTRHWVNPQGDSYGWEAELSAPRQNVGVFYDIPLDPPLTDKLRWAAGYQYEDIDGSDTQSKLLTLGPEWHSKLPSGWQRVVSLKWQREEYTLGDDSGLSTLLMPGVSYSYLKSDNRIDPHNGYRLTFETKVAKEGLGSDTNLVYGTALIKGLTTVFDNHRFLARLQVGGSATNGYKSVPPSLRFFAGGDQSVRGYDYQSLSPENSEGDRIGGRYMVAGSVEYQYSIAEKWRIATFVDQGNSFNTLELPNLNERGVGIGIRWVSPVGPLRLDLAHALDDDGGIRLHFSMGPEL; the protein is encoded by the coding sequence ATGAAGTTTCCAGGAAGATTTACCAGTGGCGTGCTCATGCTGTTATCCAGCTGCGCGGCGCTGGCGCAAAGTGAATTGGATGTGCGGATCAAACCGTCCAACGATGAACTGAAAGCCAATATAGAGGGCTATATCGGCAGCCTCGGCGATCGTGACGAAGAAGCGTTGCTGCGCTTCAGTCGTGGCGCCGAAGAACAGGCGCGCAAGGCCGCCCAGGCCTTGGGTTATTACCAGCCGCAAATCGACAGCGAAGTGAAGGGCGGCGAGAAGCCGCGCCTGACGCTGAAGATCGACCCAGGCGAACCGATCCATTTGCGCAACGTCACCGTGCGCATCGACGGCCCGGCCGCGTCCCTCAAATCCTTTCGAAAACCGCCGCCGGAGCTGCTCCAGCCTGGCGCCGTGCTCAATCATGGCCATTACGAAGACGCCAAGCGCCTGATCCAGAACCAGGCCTCGCGTTTCGGCTTTTTCAGTGGCCGTTTCACCAGCCAAAAGCTGTTGGTGGACCCGCGTGCCGGTGTGGCGGACGTCGAACTGATCTACGACAGCGGCCCGCGCTACGCCCTCGGCAAGGTCACTTTTGAAGGCGACACGCCGTTCGACGAAGACTTGCTGCAACGCATGGTGCCGTTCAAGGCCGGTGCGCCGTATGACTCCGAACTGATCGCCGAACTCAACCAGGCCCTGCAATCGAGCGGCTATTTCGAGGGCGTGCGGGTGGACGCGGCACCCACCGCCTCCAAGGACGATGTGATCCCGGTGGCGGTCAAGCTCGACACCCGCAAGCCGCGAACCATGGGCCTGGGCTTGGGCTACTCCACCGACGTCGGCCCGCGGATCAAGGCTAACTGGACCCGACACTGGGTCAACCCGCAGGGCGACAGCTATGGCTGGGAAGCCGAACTGTCGGCGCCACGGCAGAACGTCGGGGTGTTCTACGACATCCCGCTCGACCCACCGCTGACCGACAAGTTGCGCTGGGCCGCCGGCTATCAATATGAAGACATCGACGGCTCTGACACCCAGAGCAAGCTGCTGACCCTCGGCCCGGAATGGCACAGCAAGCTGCCCAGCGGCTGGCAGCGGGTGGTCTCGCTCAAATGGCAGCGCGAGGAATATACCCTCGGCGATGACTCGGGCTTGAGCACATTGCTGATGCCCGGCGTCAGCTATTCGTACCTCAAAAGCGATAACCGCATCGACCCGCACAACGGCTATCGCCTGACGTTCGAAACCAAAGTTGCCAAGGAAGGGCTGGGCTCGGACACCAACCTGGTTTACGGCACCGCGCTGATCAAAGGCTTGACCACGGTTTTCGATAACCACCGTTTCCTCGCTCGGCTGCAGGTGGGTGGCAGTGCTACCAACGGCTATAAGTCCGTGCCGCCGTCCCTGCGTTTCTTTGCCGGTGGCGATCAGAGCGTGCGCGGTTACGACTATCAGAGCCTGTCCCCGGAAAACTCCGAGGGCGACCGCATCGGTGGCCGTTACATGGTCGCTGGCAGCGTCGAGTATCAATACTCCATCGCCGAGAAATGGCGGATCGCGACTTTCGTCGACCAAGGCAACTCCTTCAACACCCTCGAACTGCCGAACCTCAACGAGCGCGGCGTCGGTATCGGCATCCGTTGGGTCTCGCCTGTGGGGCCGCTGCGCCTCGACCTGGCCCATGCGCTGGACGACGACGGCGGCATTCGACTGCACTTTTCCATGGGGCCTGAGCTGTGA
- a CDS encoding translocation/assembly module TamB domain-containing protein, with protein MNRGLKITLLAILALLMLVILAVATVLGTATGSRWALGFVPGLTVENFQGRLGGQWSADHLLWQQGSSRVELNKVIFAWSPLCLTRMTLCIEQLQADQVSLQFPPSTEEASSGPIKLPDLKLPVAIELGDVKVGSLLFNGSEELRGLQLAAHWTAKGLQIDSVQLQRDDLSLNLSGLLQPGGNWPLTAEGTLTMSTPAPWVLALKVDGDLLKILNLKADSSGYLNGQLTGELQPLVDNLPAKVRITADGFKPGDDLPDTLQLNQLELTGDGDLKNGYQLFGKATLPAEKGPVALLLQGKVDAKGAQIAGLDLTANDKQSLKLTGNLDWSKGFSAEAKIDWLDFPWHRLYPLIDEPQVALRSFSGEVSYTDGKYLGNFKAALDGPAGAFSLSSPFSGDLTKIYLQQFQLEAGQGKAEGHLNLQFADGIAWDTALDLSAINPAYWMAELPGTLAGPLRSKGEMKNEKLSLTADLDLKGKLRGQPAVIQAKADGGGEQWNLSALQIRLGDNSINGKGSLQQKLAGQIDIKLPRLAQLWPQLRGQLNGRVDVAGTLKAPQGKLGLQGSQLAFQDNRLQSLNLDATLDGAQRAKIDLKGSGIQAGDTSLGTLTASGQGDIKNQKLSLDLQGPKLKLALGLDGALDKGNWRGRLASGDIQAGGQDWKLQGPAKLERLADGKINFGAHCWMSGDASLCGEDQRLMPEPKLRYHLKQFPIDSLAQWLPKDFAWQGKLNADLQLDLPASGPNGQISIDASGGTLRMKEKDQWLDFPYQTLKLTSKLTPKRIDTDLNFVGGKLGELMVQAQINPLPKNKPLTGSFRLNGLDLSVARPFVPMVEKLTGRLNGSGTLSGGLLAPLVNGNLVLSDGEVSGAELPISLEALQLQAVIAGETVQLNGGWKSGKTGQGSLNGNIAWGQALVVDLSLKGTQLPVSVEPYAKLEVAPDLKISMKGDELSIAGKVLVPKGEITVRELPPSTVKVSDDTIIVGAQTEDGKPPIAMKMDIDVVVGDDKLAFAGFGLTANVQGHVHIGDNMDTRGELWLNDGRYRAYGQRLTVRRARLLFAGPIDQPYLDIEAIRQTDDVIAGIRLSGSAEQPTTQIFSEPAMSQEQALSYLVLGRPLSTTGEDNNMLAQAALGLGLMGSSGVTSGLAKDLGIQDFQLDTQGSGNTTSVVASGNISEKLSLRYGVGVFEPANTIALRYKLSKKVYLEAASGVASSLDIFYKRDF; from the coding sequence GTGAATCGTGGTTTGAAAATAACGCTGCTGGCGATTCTGGCGCTGCTGATGCTGGTCATCCTGGCGGTGGCCACGGTGCTGGGTACGGCGACGGGCAGTCGCTGGGCACTGGGGTTTGTGCCGGGGTTGACCGTGGAGAATTTCCAGGGCCGTTTGGGCGGCCAGTGGAGCGCCGATCATCTGCTGTGGCAGCAGGGCAGCAGCCGGGTTGAACTGAATAAAGTGATCTTCGCCTGGTCGCCGCTTTGCCTGACGCGCATGACCCTGTGCATCGAGCAATTGCAGGCCGATCAGGTCAGCCTGCAATTCCCGCCGAGTACTGAAGAAGCGAGCAGCGGCCCGATCAAACTCCCTGATTTGAAACTGCCGGTGGCGATTGAACTCGGTGACGTCAAAGTCGGCAGCCTGCTGTTCAACGGCAGCGAAGAGCTCAGGGGCCTGCAACTGGCGGCGCACTGGACGGCCAAAGGGTTGCAGATCGACTCGGTGCAATTGCAACGTGACGACCTGAGCCTGAACCTCTCCGGCCTGCTGCAACCCGGCGGCAACTGGCCGCTGACCGCTGAAGGCACGCTGACGATGTCGACGCCCGCGCCTTGGGTACTGGCCTTGAAAGTTGACGGCGACCTGCTGAAAATCCTGAACCTTAAGGCCGACAGCAGCGGCTACCTGAACGGGCAATTGACCGGCGAGCTGCAACCGCTGGTGGACAACCTGCCGGCCAAGGTGCGAATCACCGCCGACGGCTTCAAGCCCGGCGACGATCTGCCGGACACTCTGCAACTCAATCAACTGGAACTCACTGGCGACGGCGACCTGAAAAACGGTTACCAATTGTTCGGCAAAGCGACGCTGCCCGCCGAGAAAGGCCCGGTCGCGCTATTGCTGCAAGGCAAGGTCGACGCCAAGGGCGCGCAGATTGCCGGCCTCGACCTGACCGCCAACGACAAGCAAAGCCTGAAACTCACCGGCAACCTAGACTGGAGCAAAGGTTTCAGCGCCGAGGCAAAAATCGACTGGCTGGACTTTCCGTGGCATCGGCTTTATCCGCTAATCGACGAACCGCAAGTCGCGTTGCGCAGCTTCAGCGGCGAAGTCTCCTACACCGACGGCAAATACCTCGGTAACTTCAAAGCCGCGCTGGATGGCCCGGCCGGGGCCTTCAGCCTGAGCAGCCCGTTCAGCGGCGATCTGACGAAAATCTACCTGCAACAATTCCAACTCGAAGCCGGGCAGGGCAAGGCCGAAGGCCACCTGAACCTGCAATTCGCCGATGGCATCGCCTGGGACACCGCGCTGGACCTGTCGGCGATCAACCCGGCGTACTGGATGGCGGAACTGCCGGGCACACTGGCCGGGCCGTTGCGCAGTAAAGGCGAGATGAAGAATGAAAAGCTCAGCCTGACTGCCGATCTCGATTTGAAAGGCAAACTGCGCGGCCAACCAGCGGTGATCCAGGCCAAGGCTGATGGCGGCGGCGAGCAATGGAACCTCAGTGCCTTGCAGATTCGCCTTGGCGACAACAGCATCAACGGCAAGGGCAGCCTGCAACAGAAACTCGCCGGGCAGATCGATATCAAGTTGCCGCGACTGGCCCAACTCTGGCCGCAACTGCGCGGCCAGCTCAATGGTCGGGTCGATGTCGCCGGCACGCTCAAGGCGCCGCAAGGCAAGCTCGGGTTGCAAGGTTCGCAACTGGCCTTCCAGGATAATCGCCTGCAAAGCCTCAATCTCGATGCCACCCTCGACGGCGCCCAACGGGCGAAGATCGACCTCAAGGGCAGCGGCATCCAGGCCGGCGACACCTCGCTGGGCACCCTGACGGCTAGTGGCCAGGGCGATATCAAGAACCAGAAACTCAGCCTCGACCTGCAAGGGCCGAAGCTGAAACTGGCGCTCGGGCTGGACGGCGCACTGGACAAGGGCAATTGGCGCGGGCGCCTGGCCAGCGGCGATATCCAGGCCGGCGGTCAGGACTGGAAGCTGCAAGGCCCGGCGAAGCTTGAACGACTGGCGGACGGCAAAATCAATTTCGGCGCCCATTGCTGGATGTCGGGTGACGCCAGTTTGTGCGGCGAAGACCAGCGCCTGATGCCTGAACCGAAGCTGCGTTATCACCTCAAGCAATTCCCGATCGACAGCCTCGCCCAATGGTTGCCGAAGGATTTCGCCTGGCAGGGCAAGCTTAACGCCGACCTGCAACTCGACCTGCCGGCCAGCGGCCCGAACGGTCAGATCAGCATTGACGCCAGCGGCGGCACCTTGCGCATGAAAGAGAAAGATCAGTGGCTGGACTTCCCCTACCAGACCCTGAAACTCACCAGCAAACTCACGCCCAAGCGCATCGACACCGACCTCAACTTCGTCGGCGGCAAGTTGGGCGAATTGATGGTGCAGGCGCAAATCAACCCGTTGCCGAAGAACAAACCGCTGACTGGCTCGTTCCGCCTCAATGGCCTGGACCTGTCGGTGGCCCGGCCGTTTGTGCCGATGGTCGAGAAACTCACCGGCCGCTTGAATGGCAGCGGCACGCTCTCCGGCGGGTTGCTGGCGCCGCTGGTCAACGGCAACCTCGTGCTCAGCGATGGCGAAGTATCCGGGGCTGAATTGCCCATCAGCCTCGAGGCCTTGCAGCTTCAAGCGGTGATCGCCGGCGAAACCGTGCAATTGAATGGCGGCTGGAAAAGCGGCAAGACCGGGCAGGGCAGCTTGAACGGCAACATCGCTTGGGGTCAGGCGCTGGTCGTCGACCTGTCGCTCAAAGGCACGCAATTGCCGGTCAGCGTTGAGCCCTACGCCAAGCTCGAAGTGGCGCCGGACCTGAAAATTTCGATGAAGGGCGATGAGCTGTCTATCGCCGGCAAAGTGCTGGTGCCCAAGGGTGAAATCACCGTGCGCGAGTTGCCGCCGTCGACGGTCAAGGTCTCTGATGACACGATCATCGTCGGTGCGCAAACCGAGGATGGCAAGCCACCGATTGCCATGAAAATGGACATCGATGTGGTGGTCGGTGACGACAAACTTGCCTTCGCCGGTTTTGGCCTGACCGCGAATGTGCAAGGTCATGTGCACATCGGCGACAACATGGACACTCGCGGCGAGCTCTGGCTCAACGACGGTCGTTATCGCGCCTACGGCCAGCGCCTGACGGTGCGTCGGGCACGCCTGCTGTTCGCAGGTCCCATCGATCAACCGTACCTGGACATCGAAGCCATTCGCCAGACCGACGATGTGATCGCCGGTATACGCCTGAGCGGCAGCGCCGAACAGCCAACCACGCAAATCTTCTCAGAGCCAGCCATGAGCCAGGAACAGGCATTGTCCTATCTGGTGTTGGGACGTCCATTGAGCACCACCGGCGAAGACAACAACATGCTCGCCCAAGCGGCCCTCGGGTTGGGGTTGATGGGCAGCTCCGGGGTGACCAGTGGCTTGGCCAAGGACTTGGGCATTCAAGACTTCCAGCTCGACACCCAAGGCAGCGGCAACACCACCAGCGTGGTGGCCAGCGGCAATATCTCCGAGAAGCTCAGCTTGCGTTATGGGGTCGGCGTGTTTGAACCGGCCAACACCATTGCGCTGCGCTACAAGCTGAGCAAGAAGGTTTATCTCGAAGCGGCCAGTGGTGTGGCCAGCTCGCTGGATATCTTTTACAAGCGGGATTTCTAA
- a CDS encoding substrate-binding domain-containing protein, translated as MTDLKEVARLAGVSRATAARTFASPEVVRPATREQVFAAARELGFRPNRLGRQLRLQTTNLIGVVVPNLLNPVFAEQFQAMERAARLRGYNLLLATTDYNSERESAVVEELLRQRVDGLVLTVTDAESNRVLQSLASEDTPFVLAYHQPGNPDYSAVSVDNRAGMALATRYLLDAGHRRIGMVAGPALQSDRARLRYAGYGDAMREHGLDSLPVIEMPAHTQADFAALEPFLSGPQAPSALVCSNDLLAISLIAELRRHGWNVPRQLSVIGFDGIALGTQMHPTLCSVVQPIATLASTVIDQLLAQITGAAPVSHCLPCHVRPGESTQPYEETLDDPLH; from the coding sequence ATGACTGATTTGAAAGAAGTTGCGCGACTGGCAGGTGTATCGCGGGCAACTGCCGCGCGGACCTTTGCCTCCCCCGAGGTGGTGCGTCCGGCGACCCGCGAGCAAGTCTTCGCCGCTGCCCGCGAACTGGGTTTTCGGCCCAATCGCCTCGGCCGCCAACTGCGTTTGCAAACCACCAACCTGATCGGGGTGGTGGTCCCCAATCTCCTCAATCCGGTGTTCGCCGAGCAGTTTCAGGCCATGGAGCGGGCCGCGCGTTTGCGTGGCTACAACTTGTTGCTGGCGACCACCGATTACAACAGCGAGCGTGAAAGCGCGGTGGTCGAGGAGTTGTTGCGTCAGCGGGTTGATGGGCTGGTGCTAACGGTCACCGATGCCGAAAGCAACCGCGTACTGCAAAGCCTCGCCAGCGAGGACACGCCGTTTGTGCTGGCTTATCACCAACCGGGCAATCCCGATTACAGCGCGGTGTCGGTCGACAACCGCGCCGGGATGGCGCTGGCCACGCGTTATTTGCTGGACGCGGGGCATCGGCGGATTGGCATGGTCGCCGGCCCGGCATTGCAGTCCGACCGTGCCCGCCTGCGTTACGCCGGTTATGGCGACGCGATGCGTGAGCACGGCCTCGACAGCTTGCCGGTAATCGAAATGCCCGCCCATACCCAGGCCGATTTCGCCGCCCTTGAACCTTTTTTGTCCGGACCACAGGCGCCCAGCGCGTTGGTCTGTTCCAACGATTTGCTGGCGATCAGCCTGATCGCCGAACTGCGCCGGCACGGCTGGAACGTGCCTCGACAACTCTCGGTGATCGGTTTTGACGGCATAGCCCTGGGCACACAAATGCACCCCACGCTTTGCAGCGTGGTGCAGCCAATCGCCACGCTGGCCAGCACCGTCATTGATCAACTGTTGGCGCAGATTACTGGCGCCGCCCCGGTTTCCCATTGCCTGCCTTGCCATGTCCGGCCCGGCGAAAGTACTCAACCCTACGAGGAGACACTCGATGATCCGCTTCACTAA
- the xthA gene encoding exodeoxyribonuclease III, giving the protein MKIVSFNINGLRARPHQLAALIEKHQPDVIGLQETKVHDDQFPLAEVQALGYHVYFHGQKGHYGVALLSRQEPIALHKGFATDEEDAQRRFIWGTFADANGVPVTIMNGYFPQGESRDHPTKFPAKQRFYNDLQHLLESQFTNDQPVVVMGDVNISPEDCDIGIGPDNMKRWLKTGKCSFLPEEREWMARLKNWGLVDSFRHLNPDVADRFSWFDYRSRGFEDEPKRGLRIDVIMASHGLMPRVKDAGVDYDLRGMEKPSDHAPIWLELS; this is encoded by the coding sequence ATGAAGATCGTCTCCTTCAACATCAACGGGCTGCGCGCTCGCCCGCATCAGCTGGCGGCGCTGATCGAGAAGCACCAGCCGGACGTCATTGGCCTGCAGGAAACCAAGGTCCACGACGACCAGTTCCCGCTGGCCGAGGTTCAGGCCCTGGGCTACCACGTGTATTTCCACGGGCAAAAAGGCCATTACGGCGTCGCCCTGCTCTCGCGCCAAGAGCCGATTGCTCTGCACAAAGGCTTCGCCACCGATGAAGAAGACGCTCAGCGGCGTTTCATCTGGGGCACGTTCGCCGATGCCAATGGCGTACCGGTGACGATCATGAACGGCTATTTCCCGCAGGGCGAAAGCCGCGACCACCCGACCAAATTCCCGGCCAAACAACGCTTCTACAACGATTTGCAGCACCTGCTGGAAAGCCAGTTCACCAACGACCAGCCTGTCGTGGTGATGGGTGATGTGAATATTTCCCCGGAAGACTGCGACATCGGCATCGGCCCGGACAATATGAAACGCTGGCTGAAAACCGGCAAGTGCAGCTTCCTGCCGGAAGAACGCGAGTGGATGGCGCGCCTGAAGAACTGGGGTCTGGTGGACAGCTTCCGCCACCTGAACCCGGACGTGGCCGACCGTTTCAGCTGGTTTGACTACCGCAGCCGCGGCTTTGAAGACGAACCCAAGCGCGGCCTGCGGATTGACGTGATCATGGCGTCCCACGGCTTGATGCCGCGGGTGAAGGATGCCGGGGTGGATTACGACCTGCGCGGGATGGAAAAACCATCGGACCATGCGCCGATCTGGCTTGAATTGAGCTGA
- a CDS encoding GNAT family N-acetyltransferase produces the protein MPETSTAIADIHMLDSGYSREARSLLYQAYRHEPTFSYLFEAERPGYEQRVRATVRELVKQHFLQDLPAIGLLVNDRLIGIALIAPPQRRLGITESWAWRLRMVLSTGFRCTRRYLEYHDAVTACVPSDAVHVLPLLGIHPQFQGKHFGEQLLQAVHNWCAVDEHSEGVILDTGNPRYLDFYKRQGYEEIGEVAVGPIREHVFFHANPQVLQTATA, from the coding sequence ATGCCTGAAACCTCGACCGCCATCGCCGACATCCACATGCTCGACAGCGGCTACTCCCGCGAAGCACGCTCCCTGCTGTACCAGGCTTACCGTCACGAGCCGACGTTCAGCTACTTATTCGAAGCCGAGCGCCCCGGATACGAACAGCGGGTGCGGGCGACGGTGCGTGAACTGGTCAAACAACACTTCCTCCAGGACCTGCCGGCCATCGGCCTGCTGGTCAACGACCGCTTGATCGGCATCGCCCTGATCGCGCCGCCGCAACGTCGCCTCGGCATCACCGAAAGCTGGGCCTGGCGCCTGCGCATGGTGCTCAGCACCGGTTTTCGCTGCACTCGACGCTACCTCGAATATCACGATGCCGTCACGGCGTGCGTACCGTCCGATGCGGTGCACGTGCTGCCATTGTTGGGGATTCACCCGCAATTCCAGGGCAAACACTTCGGCGAACAACTGCTGCAAGCGGTGCACAACTGGTGCGCGGTGGATGAGCACTCTGAGGGTGTGATCCTCGATACCGGGAATCCTCGTTATCTCGACTTCTATAAACGTCAGGGCTATGAGGAAATCGGCGAAGTGGCGGTAGGACCGATCCGTGAACACGTGTTTTTTCACGCCAATCCTCAGGTGTTACAAACCGCAACGGCATAA